In Fusobacterium nucleatum, the genomic stretch AACGAGCTGGGTCTATATATCCCCATTTGTCTTTATTAGTAGCATATTGAGTAGCTAAATATTTTTGAGATTCTATAATCATAGCTTTTTTATTTTCAAGTTCAGGAGCATATTTTATCAAAATTTCAGCAGCTTCTTCTGGGTGTTCCATAGCATATTGGTAACCTTTCTTAATAGCTCTTAATATTTTTGTAGCTTCTTCTTTATTGTCTTTTAAATAATCATTGTTAGCAATAATTACAGGTGAATAGAAATTTAATTCAGGAGCATAATCTTTATAGTAAAAGAAATTAGTTTCTATTTCTAAACTATCCCCCATGATTTTATCCCAAGCATAGTAAACAGGTGCTGCATCAAAAACTCCATTTGAAAGAGGAGTTATTGAGTTATCATCAGTATTAGGAACAAGCTCAACTTTTGAGAAATCTCCACCATCTTTTTCTATAATAAATTGTAACATATTAAGTTCGATTGGTATGTCCCAAGTACCATACTTATGTCCTGCTAATTCTTTTGGGCTATTAATATTTAATTTTTTATTAGTTATTATCCCAGAAGTATTATTTTCAATAATTGCAGCAATAGCAGTTATAGGGGCTCCTTTTGCTAATTTAGATGACATATAATCTTGAAAATAAACTCCCATAGGTGCTTTATTGTTGATAACCAAGTCAGATGTACTTTCATTAGCAGGTTGTTTAATATCTAAATCAATTCCTTCTTCTGCAAAATATCCTTTTTCCTTAGCAACATAAAGTCCAGTGTGGTTAGTATTAGGAACCCAATCCAATAAGAAGTCAACTTTTTTTAATTCAACAGGTGCTTCTGTTTTGGCTTCTCCCTTTTTTTCTCCACAGGCAACTAACATAAAAATTGCAAAAATTACAGATAATAAATACTTAATCTTTTTCATTTTCTTCCTCCTCCAAATATTTCCATTTAATAAATATCTTTTCACTTTTTTTTACAAGTTCCATACTGATTAAACTTATAGCTGAAACCAAAATTATTATTGCAAACATAGTATCATAATCAAAAGCCTTTTTTGCTCTTATCATAAAAACTCCAAGTCCTTCAAAACCTCCAAGCCATTCTGATACAACAGCTGAAATAAAAGCATAGGAAACACTAACTCTTAAACCAGCGTAAAAGTATGTAAGGGCAGTTGGAATCTTTACATGGTAAAAAATTTGCCATCTACTTGCATTCATAAGTTTTAAAAGTTGGATAGCATCTCTATCACAGTGCCTAAATCCAT encodes the following:
- a CDS encoding ABC transporter substrate-binding protein — protein: MKKIKYLLSVIFAIFMLVACGEKKGEAKTEAPVELKKVDFLLDWVPNTNHTGLYVAKEKGYFAEEGIDLDIKQPANESTSDLVINNKAPMGVYFQDYMSSKLAKGAPITAIAAIIENNTSGIITNKKLNINSPKELAGHKYGTWDIPIELNMLQFIIEKDGGDFSKVELVPNTDDNSITPLSNGVFDAAPVYYAWDKIMGDSLEIETNFFYYKDYAPELNFYSPVIIANNDYLKDNKEEATKILRAIKKGYQYAMEHPEEAAEILIKYAPELENKKAMIIESQKYLATQYATNKDKWGYIDPARWNAFYNWLNEKGLTKNPIPENTGFSNDYLE